The proteins below are encoded in one region of Helianthus annuus cultivar XRQ/B chromosome 2, HanXRQr2.0-SUNRISE, whole genome shotgun sequence:
- the LOC110886425 gene encoding pelargonidin 3-O-(6-caffeoylglucoside) 5-O-(6-O-malonylglucoside) 4'''-malonyltransferase, producing the protein MAIKFEYLGSKFIKPFVPTPQNLRNYKPGFIDELAPFKNVAVVLFFAKNSNHNPKLFVVQLEKSLEKVLTRLYPLAGRYVEETQIVECNDEGAEFIQAQVNVKLEDILGPEADVTLADEFIPMKTKPRDVVLTIQFTIFGCGGVALGVSATHKVVDASTLCTFLNEWAAINREEDEINFTGPGFISSSLFPGRGFRPIPTPFITNDQYTRKKLSFNESAISKIKAKAITSIRLSKVQLVSAIICKALVGVDRVTHGYRRESILCQMINLREKMASPIPKHSCGNLWGLCATKPTILETTEELANLIHDSIKKAVNDYSKVHHNSEQGQTMVLNTFLETANVNNLESMNVIPITSWCKFPFYQVDFGFGKPKWVVPWTAPMKNFGLLIDGPGGNGVEAYIFLEVKDVPYFEEALDVNVFGA; encoded by the coding sequence ATGGCAATAAAGTTTGAGTACCTAGGAAGCAAATTTATAAAACCCTTCGTCCCAACTCCTCAAAACCTTAGAAACTATAAGCCAGGCTTCATCGATGAACTTGCTCCGTTTAAGAATGTAGCCGTCGTCCTTTTCTTCGCCAAAAATAGCAACCATAACCCCAAGTTGTTTGTTGTACAACTAGAGAAATCCCTTGAAAAAGTTTTAACGCGATTATACCCTCTTGCCGGTAGATATGTTGAAGAAACTCAAATAGTTGAGTGTAACGACGAAGGTGCTGAGTTTATACAAGCCCAAGTTAATGTTAAACTTGAAGATATTCTTGGTCCAGAGGCGGATGTTACGTTGGCTGATGAATTTATTCCAATGAAAACAAAACCTCGCGATGTTGTTCTTACAATTCAATTTACCATCTTTGGGTGTGGAGGTGTAGCACTTGGTGTAAGTGCTACACATAAGGTTGTTGACGCGTCAACATTATGTACATTCCTAAATGAATGGGCTGCCATAAACCGAGAAGAAGATGAGATAAATTTCACAGGGCCCGGTTTTATCTCATCCTCGTTGTTTCCTGGTCGTGGTTTTCGTCCCATTCCGACACCATTTATTACCAACGACCAGTATACAAGAAAGAAACTTTCATTCAATGAGAGTGCAATATCCAAAATTAAAGCAAAGGCCATCACGAGCATACGATTGTCAAAGGTACAATTGGTATCCGCAATCATTTGTAAGGCTCTCGTTGGTGTTGATCGTGTGACACATGGTTACCGAAGAGAGTCTATACTTTGCCAAATGATAAATCTTAGGGAAAAAATGGCTTCTCCAATACCCAAACATTCTTGTGGGAATCTTTGGGGGCTTTGTGCCACGAAACCTACGATTCTTGAAACAACTGAAGAGTTGGCAAATCTTATACATGATTCTATCAAGAAAGCTGTGAATGACTACTCAAAGGTACACCACAATAGCGAACAAGGCCAAACAATGGTTTTGAATACTTTCTTAGAAACGGCCAACGTTAATAATCTTGAATCAATGAATGTGATTCCAATAACTAGTTGGTGTAAGTTCCCCTTTTACCAAGTTGACTTTGGTTTCGGAAAGCCCAAATGGGTGGTTCCTTGGACCGCGCCTATGAAAAATTTTGGACTTTTGATCGACGGTCCGGGAGGTAATGGAGTGGAAGCATACATCTTTCTAGAAGTTAAAGATGTCCCTTACTTTGAAGAAGCACTAGATGTCAACGTTTTTGGTGCCTAA